A single window of Nicotiana sylvestris chromosome 5, ASM39365v2, whole genome shotgun sequence DNA harbors:
- the LOC104230429 gene encoding stigma-specific STIG1-like protein 2, with the protein MKVMKFLIPLAIAMAFTIAILTTQRVEKFENTKEKLSIPSPLIKRKVSRFLVEQKPRNPNAADHCHKEHEICQAFEVQGGNATCCNNKCVDLKYDDHNCGACKKKCRFTETCCRGECVNLSFDKRHCGYCNKRCMTGGYCFYGMCDYA; encoded by the coding sequence ATGAAGGTGATGAAATTCTTGATTCCTTTGGCCATTGCCATGGCATTTACCATAGCCATACTCACCACTCAACGTGTCGAAAAATTCGAAAATACGAAGGAAAAACTCTCAATTCCCTCTCCATTGATCAAGAGGAAAGTGAGTCGTTTTCTTGTTGAACAAAAACCAAGGAATCCAAACGCAGCTGATCATTGTCACAAGGAACATGAAATTTGTCAAGCTTTTGAAGTACAGGGCGGAAACGCGACTTGTTGTAACAATAAATGTGTCGATTTAAAGTATGATGATCATAATTGTGGGGCCTGCAAAAAGAAATGTCGTTTTACTGAGACTTGCTGCAGAGGTGAATGCGTGAATTTGTCATTCGATAAGAGGCATTGTGGATATTGTAACAAGAGGTGCATGACTGGTGGATATTGCTTTTATGGCATGTGTGATTACGCCTAA